In Drosophila simulans strain w501 chromosome 3R, Prin_Dsim_3.1, whole genome shotgun sequence, a single window of DNA contains:
- the LOC6729789 gene encoding uncharacterized protein LOC6729789, whose amino-acid sequence MSDSPHEEHRLCGLGNHTLRSPYRVIRNPHLLKFGQMINSELRSQPLCLSCYTQLVRLYRLKNNNAKRHLANRQAASAILSRSSSENTHESAASVSTTESSEEQGSTTRAAPAAAAQGARSQLVESNSSDDTLFSDDDPSSNLSLNAVNGTRLPNVQPIPRRRQFVHLNHQAMAIYLAGTTGG is encoded by the coding sequence ATGTCGGATTCGCCCCATGAGGAGCACCGCTTGTGCGGCCTGGGAAATCACACGCTGAGGTCCCCGTACCGCGTAATCAGAAATCCGCATCTGCTGAAGTTTGGCCAGATGATAAACTCTGAGCTGCGGTCGCAGCCACTGTGCCTCTCGTGCTACACACAACTGGTCCGGCTCTACCGGCTGAAGAACAATAATGCGAAGAGACACCTGGCAAATAGACAGGCAGCCAGTGCTATTCTCTCGAGGAGCAGCAGTGAGAATACTCATGAGTCCGCGGCTAGTGTGTCCACAACGGAATCCTCGGAGGAGCAAGGATCAACCACCAGAGCAGCGCCGGCGGCGGCTGCTCAAGGAGCAAGAAGCCAGTTGGTGGAGTCCAATTCTTCCGACGATACACTTTTCTCCGATGACGACCCCAGCTCGAATCTGAGTTTGAATGCCGTGAATGGAACGCGTCTACCGAATGTGCAACCGATTCCGAGAAGGCGCCAGTTTGTACATCTAAATCATCAAGCCATGGCCATTTATCTGGCGGGAACTACTGGGGGATAA